From a region of the Pukyongiella litopenaei genome:
- the ftsA gene encoding cell division protein FtsA, which yields MTELYQTQRAMRQMRRAAMQRGVIAILDIGTTKISCLVLRFDGARPQSDDNSIGALAGQSGFRVIGAKTTRSRGVRFGEIEAMAETESAIRTALQGAQKMAEQRVDHVIACFSGGEPRSYGLDASIDLDGQVIREAEVAQVLASCDVPDYGHGREVLHAQPVNFALDNRSGLGDPRGQLGQSLSVDMHMLTVDAGVVQTLARCIRRCDLELAGIASSAYVSGIAALVEDEQELGAACIDMGGGSTGVSIFMKKHMIFSDCVRMGGDHVTGDISMGLSIPLVKAEEIKTRHGGVHATGMDDRDRIDLGGDTGDWEHDRRSISRAELIGIMRPRVEEILEEVRARLDAAGFEALPSQQIVLTGGGSQIPGLDGLAARILGQRVRLGRPLRVHGLPQAATGPGFSGAVGLALFAAYPQDEWWDFEIPVDRYPARSFWRAVRWIQNNW from the coding sequence ATGACCGAGCTTTACCAGACCCAGCGGGCGATGCGGCAGATGCGCCGGGCCGCGATGCAGCGGGGCGTCATCGCCATTCTCGATATCGGCACAACCAAGATTTCCTGCCTCGTGCTGCGCTTTGACGGCGCCCGCCCGCAAAGCGACGACAACTCGATCGGGGCGCTGGCCGGGCAATCCGGGTTCCGGGTCATCGGGGCCAAGACCACCCGGTCGCGCGGCGTGCGCTTTGGCGAAATCGAGGCGATGGCCGAAACCGAAAGCGCCATCCGCACCGCGTTGCAGGGCGCCCAGAAGATGGCCGAGCAGCGGGTCGATCATGTCATCGCCTGTTTCTCGGGGGGCGAACCGCGGTCCTACGGGCTGGACGCGTCGATCGATCTCGACGGGCAGGTGATCCGCGAAGCCGAGGTGGCGCAGGTGCTGGCCTCGTGCGACGTGCCCGATTATGGCCACGGGCGCGAGGTCCTGCATGCCCAGCCGGTGAATTTCGCGCTCGACAACCGGTCGGGGCTGGGCGACCCGCGCGGCCAGCTGGGTCAGAGCCTGTCGGTCGACATGCACATGCTGACCGTGGACGCGGGCGTGGTGCAGACGCTGGCGCGCTGCATCCGCCGCTGCGACCTCGAACTGGCGGGCATCGCCTCGTCGGCCTATGTCTCGGGGATCGCGGCGCTGGTCGAGGACGAACAGGAACTGGGGGCGGCCTGCATCGACATGGGCGGCGGATCGACGGGCGTGTCGATCTTCATGAAGAAGCACATGATCTTTTCCGATTGCGTCCGCATGGGCGGCGATCATGTCACCGGCGACATTTCGATGGGCCTGAGCATTCCGCTGGTCAAGGCCGAAGAGATCAAGACCCGCCATGGCGGCGTGCACGCGACGGGCATGGACGACCGCGACCGCATCGACCTGGGCGGCGACACCGGCGACTGGGAACATGATCGCCGCTCGATCAGCCGGGCCGAGCTGATCGGCATCATGCGCCCGCGCGTCGAGGAGATCCTCGAAGAGGTGCGCGCGCGGCTGGATGCGGCCGGGTTCGAGGCCCTGCCCAGCCAGCAGATCGTTTTGACCGGTGGCGGCAGCCAGATCCCCGGCCTGGACGGGCTGGCGGCGCGGATTCTCGGGCAACGGGTGCGGCTGGGGCGTCCTCTGCGCGTGCACGGGCTGCCGCAGGCGGCGACGGGGCCGGGATTCTCGGGCGCGGTCGGCCTGGCGCTGTTTGCCGCCTATCCGCAGGACGAATGGTGGGATTTCGAGATCCCGGTGGACAGATACCCGGCGCGATCCTTCTGGCGGGCGGTGCGATGGATCCAGAACAACTGGTGA
- a CDS encoding cell division protein FtsQ/DivIB: protein MRPLGQPAPRDPAPSRLHYRMQRWMLTPGIRLTLKLGLPLAVVAGLTVAVLADSQRRDQIVAWSDAKWQEFRQRPEFMVELMAIDGANPALADHIRARVPVSLPASSFDIDLAVIRELVSGMAPVDSAAARIRPGGVLQIDVTERVPAAVWRGPQGLALVDATGVRIATIASRADHPDLPLIAGRGAQDNVAEALRLTDAAAPLAHRLRGLVRVGQRRWDVVLDRGQRIMLPSERPQRALERVIALSEAQDMLDRDVAVVDVRLAERPTLRMSEGAVTDWWRIRGVEIEKTDG from the coding sequence ATGCGACCGCTAGGCCAGCCAGCGCCGCGCGATCCGGCGCCGTCCCGGCTGCATTACCGGATGCAGCGATGGATGCTGACGCCGGGTATCCGGCTGACGCTGAAACTGGGGTTGCCGCTGGCGGTGGTGGCCGGCCTGACGGTGGCGGTTCTCGCCGACAGCCAGCGCCGCGACCAGATCGTGGCCTGGTCGGATGCCAAGTGGCAGGAGTTTCGCCAGCGTCCCGAATTCATGGTCGAGTTGATGGCCATCGACGGGGCCAACCCGGCGCTGGCCGACCATATCCGCGCCAGGGTGCCGGTCAGCCTGCCGGCGTCGTCCTTCGATATCGACCTGGCGGTGATCCGGGAACTGGTGTCGGGCATGGCCCCGGTGGACAGCGCCGCCGCGCGGATCCGCCCCGGCGGCGTGTTGCAGATCGACGTGACCGAACGGGTGCCCGCGGCGGTCTGGCGCGGCCCGCAGGGGCTGGCGCTGGTCGATGCGACCGGCGTGCGTATCGCCACCATCGCCAGCCGGGCCGACCACCCCGACCTGCCGCTGATCGCGGGCCGGGGCGCGCAGGACAACGTGGCCGAGGCGCTGCGCCTGACCGATGCGGCGGCGCCGCTGGCGCACCGGCTGCGCGGGCTGGTCCGGGTCGGGCAGCGGCGCTGGGACGTGGTGCTGGACCGGGGACAGCGCATCATGCTGCCCTCCGAGCGGCCGCAGCGGGCGCTGGAACGGGTGATCGCCCTGTCCGAGGCGCAGGACATGCTGGACCGCGACGTGGCGGTGGTGGATGTGCGGCTGGCCGAACGGCCCACCCTGCGGATGAGCGAGGGTGCCGTCACGGACTGGTGGCGCATTCGCGGTGTCGAGATCGAGAAAACGGATGGGTAA
- a CDS encoding D-alanine--D-alanine ligase, whose protein sequence is MGGPSAEREVSLSSGRECATALRGEGYEVVELDAGADLAERLRAVAPDVVFNALHGRWGEDGCVQGLLEWLRIPYTHSGVLASALAMDKERSKSAFRAAGLPVVDSLIASREDVRARHVMAPPYVVKPNNEGSSVGVYLVNEAANGPPQLSDAMPDRVMVERFVPGREMTTTVMGGRALAVTDIYADGWYDYDAKYKPGGSRHVVPAEIPAEITALCLDYAQRAHEALGCRGVSRTDFRWDESLGADGLILLETNTQPGMTPTSLAPEQAAVTGTGFGALCRWLVEDASCDR, encoded by the coding sequence ATGGGCGGACCCTCGGCCGAGCGCGAGGTGTCGCTGTCGAGCGGGCGCGAATGCGCCACCGCATTGAGGGGCGAGGGATACGAGGTCGTGGAACTGGACGCCGGGGCGGACCTGGCGGAACGTCTGCGCGCCGTTGCGCCCGACGTGGTGTTCAACGCCCTGCATGGACGCTGGGGCGAAGACGGCTGCGTGCAGGGGCTGCTGGAATGGCTGCGCATCCCCTATACCCATTCCGGCGTGCTGGCCTCGGCGCTGGCGATGGACAAGGAACGGTCCAAATCCGCCTTCCGCGCCGCCGGGCTGCCCGTGGTCGACAGCCTGATCGCGTCCCGCGAGGACGTGCGCGCCCGGCATGTGATGGCGCCGCCCTATGTGGTCAAGCCGAACAACGAAGGCTCGTCGGTCGGGGTCTACCTGGTCAACGAGGCCGCCAACGGCCCGCCGCAGCTGTCGGATGCGATGCCCGACAGGGTGATGGTGGAACGGTTCGTGCCGGGGCGCGAGATGACCACCACGGTGATGGGGGGGCGGGCGCTGGCGGTGACCGACATCTATGCCGATGGCTGGTACGATTACGACGCCAAGTACAAACCCGGCGGGTCGCGCCATGTGGTGCCCGCCGAGATCCCCGCCGAGATCACCGCGCTGTGTCTCGACTATGCGCAGCGGGCGCATGAGGCGCTGGGGTGCCGGGGTGTCAGCCGGACCGATTTCCGCTGGGACGAAAGCCTTGGCGCCGACGGGCTGATCCTGCTCGAGACCAACACCCAGCCGGGCATGACGCCCACCTCGCTGGCGCCGGAACAGGCGGCGGTGACGGGCACCGGTTTCGGCGCGCTGTGCCGCTGGCTGGTGGAGGATGCCTCATGCGACCGCTAG
- the murB gene encoding UDP-N-acetylmuramate dehydrogenase, with the protein MTAGPDLPRPRGRLTPDRVLADLIWLRVGGPADWLFQPADIDDLAAFLRDLDPAVPVFPIGVGSNLIVRDGGLRAVVIRLGRGFNGIAVDGARVTAGAAALDAHVARRAADAGRDLTYLRTIPGSIGGAVRMNAGCYGTYTADVLRSVRAVTRAGEVVTLSAADLNLRYRQSDIPDGAVIVEATFDAPAGDPGALHERMQDQLARRDATQPTRDRSAGSTFRNPAGFSSTGRADDVHDLKAWKVIDDAGLRGARRGGAQMSEKHPNFLINADGATAADLEGLGEEVRKKVYDSSGITLEWEIMRVGDP; encoded by the coding sequence ATGACAGCCGGGCCGGATCTGCCGCGGCCGCGCGGGCGGCTGACGCCTGACCGCGTGCTGGCCGATCTGATTTGGCTGCGCGTCGGCGGGCCGGCGGACTGGCTGTTCCAGCCCGCCGATATCGACGATCTCGCCGCGTTCCTGCGCGATCTCGACCCGGCGGTCCCGGTATTCCCGATCGGGGTCGGGTCGAACCTGATCGTGCGGGACGGTGGGTTGCGGGCGGTGGTCATCCGGCTCGGGCGCGGGTTCAATGGCATCGCGGTGGATGGCGCGCGCGTGACCGCCGGGGCGGCGGCGCTGGATGCGCATGTGGCCCGGCGCGCCGCCGATGCCGGGCGCGACCTGACCTATCTGCGCACCATTCCGGGCAGCATCGGCGGCGCGGTGCGCATGAACGCGGGCTGCTATGGCACCTATACGGCGGACGTGCTGCGCTCGGTCCGCGCGGTGACTCGGGCGGGCGAGGTGGTCACGCTGAGCGCCGCCGACCTGAACCTCCGCTACCGGCAGAGCGATATTCCCGATGGCGCGGTGATCGTCGAGGCGACCTTCGACGCGCCTGCGGGCGATCCCGGCGCGCTGCATGAGCGGATGCAGGACCAGCTGGCCCGGCGCGACGCCACCCAGCCGACCCGGGACCGCTCGGCGGGCTCGACCTTCCGCAACCCGGCGGGGTTCTCGTCGACCGGGCGGGCCGATGACGTGCATGATCTCAAGGCCTGGAAGGTGATCGACGACGCGGGGCTGCGCGGCGCGCGGCGCGGTGGCGCGCAGATGAGCGAGAAACATCCGAATTTCCTGATCAACGCCGACGGCGCGACCGCCGCCGATCTCGAAGGGCTGGGCGAGGAGGTGCGAAAAAAGGTTTACGATTCAAGCGGTATCACGTTAGAGTGGGAAATCATGCGGGTCGGCGATCCGTAG
- the murC gene encoding UDP-N-acetylmuramate--L-alanine ligase, with amino-acid sequence MNAATKLPLDVGPIHFVGIGGIGMSGIAEVLLNHGYEVQGSDLKSSKITERLAALGARIFEGQSRRNLDGAEVVVISSAIKPGNPELDGARARGLPVVRRAEMLAELMRLKSNIAVAGTHGKTTTTTMMAELMVAGGFDPTVINGGIIHAYGSNARMGQGEWMVVEADESDGTFNRLPATIAIVTNIDPEHMEHWGDFDRLRNGFFDFVSNIPFYGVAVCCTDHEEVQRLVGRISDRRIVTYGFNAQADVRAVNLRYEGGVAHFDIALQGEGSVIEECSLPMPGDHNVSNALSAVAVARHLGMKRAQIRAALAAFGGVNRRFTRVGEVGGVSIIDDYAHHPVEIAAVMKAARQAATGRVIAVHQPHRYTRLHDLFDDFCACFNEADVVAIADVFAAGEAPIEGASRDDLVAGLVRHGHRDARALLSEADLEALVRDEARPGDMVVCLGAGTISAWANALPERLARAG; translated from the coding sequence ATGAACGCAGCAACGAAACTCCCCCTCGATGTCGGCCCGATCCACTTTGTCGGGATCGGCGGGATCGGCATGTCGGGCATCGCCGAGGTGTTGTTGAACCATGGCTACGAGGTGCAGGGCTCGGACCTGAAATCCAGCAAGATCACCGAACGGCTGGCGGCGCTGGGCGCGCGTATCTTCGAGGGCCAGAGCCGCAGGAACCTGGACGGGGCAGAGGTGGTGGTGATCTCGTCGGCGATCAAGCCGGGCAACCCGGAACTGGACGGGGCGCGCGCGCGCGGCCTGCCGGTGGTGCGCCGGGCCGAGATGCTGGCCGAACTGATGCGGCTGAAATCCAACATCGCCGTGGCCGGAACCCATGGCAAGACCACCACGACGACGATGATGGCCGAACTGATGGTCGCGGGCGGGTTCGATCCCACCGTGATCAATGGCGGGATCATCCATGCCTATGGCAGCAACGCGCGGATGGGGCAGGGCGAATGGATGGTGGTCGAGGCCGATGAAAGCGACGGCACCTTCAACCGGCTGCCCGCCACGATCGCCATCGTCACCAATATCGACCCCGAGCACATGGAGCACTGGGGCGATTTCGACCGGCTGCGCAACGGGTTCTTCGATTTCGTGTCGAATATCCCGTTCTACGGGGTCGCGGTCTGCTGCACCGATCACGAAGAGGTGCAGCGGCTGGTGGGCCGGATCAGCGACCGGCGTATCGTCACCTATGGTTTCAACGCCCAGGCCGATGTGCGGGCGGTCAACCTGCGCTACGAGGGCGGCGTCGCGCATTTCGATATCGCCCTGCAGGGCGAAGGGTCGGTGATCGAGGAATGCAGCCTGCCGATGCCGGGCGACCACAACGTGTCGAACGCGCTGTCGGCGGTGGCGGTGGCGCGGCACCTCGGCATGAAACGCGCGCAGATCCGCGCGGCGCTGGCCGCCTTTGGCGGCGTCAACCGCCGCTTTACCCGCGTCGGCGAGGTCGGCGGCGTGTCGATCATCGACGATTACGCCCACCATCCGGTGGAAATCGCGGCGGTGATGAAGGCGGCGCGGCAGGCGGCGACCGGCCGGGTGATCGCGGTGCACCAGCCGCATCGCTATACCCGCCTGCACGATCTGTTCGACGATTTCTGCGCCTGTTTCAACGAGGCCGACGTGGTGGCGATCGCCGATGTCTTTGCCGCCGGCGAAGCCCCGATCGAGGGCGCCAGCCGTGACGATCTCGTTGCCGGGCTGGTCCGCCACGGCCATCGCGATGCGCGGGCGCTGTTGTCCGAGGCGGATCTCGAGGCGCTGGTGCGCGACGAGGCCCGGCCCGGCGACATGGTGGTCTGCCTCGGCGCGGGCACGATCAGCGCCTGGGCCAACGCCCTGCCGGAACGGCTGGCGCGGGCGGGCTGA
- a CDS encoding UDP-N-acetylglucosamine--N-acetylmuramyl-(pentapeptide) pyrophosphoryl-undecaprenol N-acetylglucosamine transferase — MTQRLLMLAAGGTGGHMFPAQALAEAMLRRGWRVKLSTDARGARYTGGFPHTTEITEISSATFARGGLVEKALVAPRIAAGVLGAVTAMRRDRPDAVVGFGGYPSIPALAAATLLGLPRMIHEQNGVLGKVNSLFAPRVARVACGVWPTVLPEGAEGVHVGNPVRNAVRDRAGAPYIPPGDYPMSVLVIGGSQGARLLSDIAPDGLGALPEALRDRLRVSHQARPEDIERVEARYAELGLAADVQPFFQDVPRRMTEAQLVIARAGASTVAELTVIGRPSILVPYAAAAGDHQTANARGLVEAGAAIMVPESKADAATITEQAALVLGHPDGARQMAHAALAAGQPDATEHLVALVEELADRSR; from the coding sequence ATGACGCAACGGCTGCTGATGCTGGCGGCGGGCGGAACCGGCGGTCACATGTTTCCGGCCCAGGCGCTGGCCGAGGCGATGCTGCGCCGGGGCTGGCGGGTGAAACTGTCGACCGATGCGCGCGGTGCGCGCTATACCGGCGGGTTCCCGCACACGACCGAGATCACCGAGATCTCCAGCGCCACCTTTGCCCGCGGCGGGCTGGTGGAAAAGGCGCTGGTCGCGCCGAGGATCGCCGCGGGCGTGCTGGGCGCGGTGACCGCGATGCGCCGCGACCGGCCCGATGCGGTGGTGGGGTTCGGCGGCTATCCGTCGATCCCGGCGCTGGCGGCGGCGACGCTGCTGGGCCTGCCCCGGATGATCCATGAACAGAACGGCGTGCTGGGCAAGGTGAACAGCCTGTTCGCGCCACGCGTGGCCCGTGTCGCCTGCGGGGTCTGGCCCACGGTGCTGCCCGAGGGCGCCGAGGGCGTGCATGTGGGCAACCCGGTGCGCAACGCGGTGCGCGACCGCGCGGGCGCCCCCTATATCCCGCCCGGCGACTATCCGATGTCGGTGCTGGTGATCGGCGGCAGCCAGGGCGCGCGGCTGCTGTCGGATATCGCGCCGGACGGGCTGGGCGCGTTGCCCGAGGCCCTGCGCGACCGGCTGCGCGTCAGCCACCAGGCCCGGCCCGAGGATATCGAAAGGGTCGAGGCGCGCTATGCCGAACTGGGGCTGGCCGCGGATGTGCAGCCGTTTTTCCAGGACGTGCCGCGGCGGATGACCGAGGCGCAGCTGGTGATCGCGCGGGCCGGTGCCTCGACCGTTGCCGAACTGACGGTGATCGGCCGGCCGTCGATCCTGGTGCCCTATGCCGCCGCCGCCGGCGACCACCAGACCGCCAATGCGCGCGGGCTGGTCGAGGCGGGCGCGGCGATCATGGTGCCGGAATCCAAGGCCGATGCCGCCACCATCACCGAACAGGCCGCGCTGGTTCTGGGACACCCCGACGGCGCGCGGCAGATGGCCCATGCGGCGCTGGCCGCCGGGCAGCCCGATGCGACCGAACATCTGGTTGCACTTGTCGAAGAACTGGCGGACAGGAGCCGCTGA
- the ftsW gene encoding putative lipid II flippase FtsW: MTEMVYGAVPERGGEPVIPKWWRTVDKWLIACVLILFGIGLLLGLAASPPLAARNGFAPFHYVERQVIFGLTALVAMAVTSMMSPTLVRRLGILGFLAAFVALLLLPVLGTDFGKGAVRWYSLGFASVQPSEFLKPGFVVLAAWLMSASQQVGGPPGTSWSFVLCAAIVGLLVLQPDFGQACLVLFGWGVMYFVAGAPIFLLVGMAGMVVMGGALAYANSEHFARRIDGFLSAEVDPTTQLGYATNAIREGGLFGVGVGEGQVKWSLPDAHTDFIVAVAAEEYGLVLVLIIIALYALIVVRSLLRLMRERDTFIRLAGTGMAAMFGVQAMINMGVAVRLLPAKGMTLPFVSYGGSSLIAGGIALGMLLAFTRTRPQGDFDALLNRHAR; encoded by the coding sequence ATGACAGAAATGGTGTATGGCGCGGTCCCTGAACGGGGCGGCGAACCGGTGATTCCCAAATGGTGGCGGACGGTCGACAAGTGGCTGATCGCCTGTGTCCTGATCCTGTTCGGGATCGGATTGCTGCTGGGGCTGGCCGCGTCGCCGCCGCTGGCCGCGCGCAACGGGTTCGCGCCGTTCCACTATGTCGAGCGGCAGGTGATTTTCGGGCTGACCGCGCTGGTCGCGATGGCGGTGACGTCGATGATGTCGCCGACGCTGGTGCGCCGGCTCGGCATCCTGGGGTTCCTGGCGGCTTTCGTCGCGCTGCTGCTGCTGCCGGTGCTGGGCACCGATTTCGGCAAGGGCGCGGTGCGCTGGTATTCGCTGGGTTTCGCCAGCGTGCAGCCGTCTGAGTTTCTCAAGCCCGGCTTCGTCGTTCTGGCCGCCTGGCTGATGTCGGCGAGCCAGCAGGTGGGCGGGCCGCCGGGGACCAGCTGGTCCTTCGTGCTGTGCGCGGCGATCGTCGGCCTGCTGGTGCTGCAGCCCGATTTCGGGCAGGCCTGCCTGGTGCTGTTCGGCTGGGGCGTGATGTATTTCGTCGCCGGGGCGCCGATCTTCCTGCTGGTGGGGATGGCGGGGATGGTGGTGATGGGCGGTGCGCTGGCCTATGCCAATTCCGAACATTTCGCCCGGCGCATCGACGGGTTCCTCAGCGCCGAGGTCGATCCGACCACGCAGTTGGGCTATGCCACCAACGCGATCCGCGAAGGCGGGCTGTTCGGTGTCGGCGTCGGCGAGGGGCAGGTGAAATGGTCGCTGCCCGATGCCCATACCGATTTCATCGTCGCCGTGGCGGCGGAGGAATACGGGCTGGTGCTGGTGCTGATCATCATCGCGCTCTATGCGCTGATCGTGGTGCGGTCGCTGCTGCGGCTGATGCGCGAGCGCGACACGTTCATCCGTCTCGCCGGCACCGGCATGGCGGCGATGTTCGGCGTGCAGGCGATGATCAACATGGGCGTTGCGGTGCGGCTGCTGCCGGCCAAGGGGATGACGCTGCCCTTTGTCAGCTATGGCGGTTCGTCGCTGATCGCCGGGGGGATCGCGCTGGGGATGCTGCTGGCCTTTACCCGCACCCGCCCGCAGGGCGATTTTGACGCGCTGCTGAACAGGCACGCGCGATGA
- a CDS encoding NAD(P)/FAD-dependent oxidoreductase, producing the protein MAFDTVILGAGAAGMFCAAHAGGRCLVIDHARAPGEKIRISGGGRCNFTNLHAGPDNFISANPHFAKSALARYTQWDFIALVDRHRIAWHEKTLGQLFCDGKSTQIVDMLRAGMARAGAELWLQTRLAGLRHTGPGFALELDRDGARHTVTCRDLVLATGGKSIPKMGATGLAHDIARQFGLAVTETRPALVPFTFPDGRFRPLAGVSLPVRLSNARAAFDEALLFTHRGLSGPAVLQLSSYWRDGETVTVDLTAGQPVRDRLREQRQRAGGRDLRTELARHLPARLADHLAAEWGLSGRLADQSDAALRDLTDRLANWRLTPAGSEGYRTAEVTLGGIDTAGLSSRTMEATAMPGLFVIGEAVDVTGWLGGYNFQWAWSSAHAAGTAIAART; encoded by the coding sequence ATGGCATTCGACACGGTGATCCTGGGCGCGGGGGCGGCGGGCATGTTCTGCGCGGCCCATGCGGGCGGGCGCTGCCTGGTGATCGACCACGCGCGGGCGCCGGGCGAAAAGATCCGCATCTCCGGCGGCGGGCGCTGCAATTTCACCAATCTCCACGCAGGCCCCGACAACTTCATCTCCGCCAATCCCCATTTCGCCAAATCCGCGCTGGCCCGCTACACCCAGTGGGATTTCATTGCGCTGGTCGACCGCCACCGCATCGCCTGGCACGAAAAGACGCTGGGACAGCTGTTCTGCGACGGCAAATCGACCCAGATCGTCGACATGCTGCGCGCCGGGATGGCCCGCGCCGGGGCCGAACTCTGGCTGCAGACCCGTCTCGCCGGGCTGCGCCATACCGGACCCGGCTTCGCGCTCGAGCTCGACCGCGACGGCGCCCGGCATACCGTGACCTGCCGCGACCTGGTGCTCGCCACGGGCGGCAAGTCGATCCCGAAAATGGGCGCGACCGGGCTGGCCCATGACATCGCGCGGCAGTTTGGGCTGGCGGTGACCGAAACCCGGCCCGCCCTGGTGCCGTTCACCTTTCCCGATGGCCGGTTCCGCCCCCTGGCCGGTGTCTCGCTGCCGGTGCGCCTCTCGAACGCGCGCGCCGCCTTCGACGAGGCGCTTCTGTTCACCCATCGCGGCCTGTCGGGCCCCGCCGTGCTGCAACTGTCATCCTACTGGCGCGACGGCGAGACCGTGACCGTCGACCTGACCGCGGGCCAGCCGGTCCGCGACCGGCTGCGCGAGCAGCGCCAGCGCGCGGGCGGCCGCGACCTGCGCACCGAACTGGCCCGCCACCTGCCGGCGCGGCTGGCCGACCACCTCGCCGCCGAATGGGGCCTGTCGGGCCGGCTCGCCGACCAGTCCGACGCGGCGCTGCGCGATCTGACCGACCGGCTCGCAAACTGGCGGCTGACGCCCGCGGGCAGCGAAGGCTACCGCACCGCCGAAGTCACGCTGGGCGGGATCGACACCGCCGGCCTGTCCTCGCGCACGATGGAGGCGACCGCCATGCCCGGCCTCTTCGTCATCGGCGAGGCGGTGGACGTGACCGGCTGGCTCGGCGGCTACAATTTCCAATGGGCCTGGTCATCGGCCCATGCCGCCGGCACCGCCATCGCCGCGCGCACCTGA
- the murD gene encoding UDP-N-acetylmuramoyl-L-alanine--D-glutamate ligase, with translation MIPVTGFDGARVGVLGLGRSGLTAARALQAGGAVPVCWDDNPAARAAAEAEGFTCADPGRAGAIDGLAALIVSPGIPHLYPAPNPVVAAALAAGVPVDNDIGLFFRSLATRDWDRYDTAPRVVAVTGSNGKSTTAALIHHLLAAAGRPAQLAGNIGRGVLDIDPPGDGAVVVLELSSYQTELARALTPDVGVFTNLSPDHLDRHGGIGGYFAAKRRLFAEGGPDRAVIGVDEDAGRFLAGQLAEAPSDDRVIRVSSGQKLGGPGWSVFARKGFLSEYRKGRQVGSIDLRDITGLPGAHNHQNACAAYAAVRALGLAPRAIEAGLRSFGGLPHRSQVFATAGGVTYVNDSKATNVDSAARALASFPRIRWICGGLEKEGGLAALAGATGAVVRAYVIGREAAAFAMQLDVESEVCTTMAAAVARAIEDAGPGETVLLAPAAASFDQYDSFEKRGEDFMAEVRRRLAG, from the coding sequence ATGATTCCGGTGACGGGGTTCGACGGGGCGCGTGTTGGGGTGCTCGGGCTGGGACGGTCGGGGCTGACCGCGGCGCGGGCGTTGCAGGCGGGCGGGGCGGTGCCGGTGTGCTGGGATGACAACCCGGCGGCGCGCGCGGCGGCCGAGGCCGAGGGTTTCACCTGCGCCGATCCCGGTCGGGCGGGCGCCATCGACGGGCTGGCCGCGCTGATCGTGAGCCCCGGCATCCCGCATCTCTACCCCGCGCCGAACCCGGTGGTGGCGGCGGCGCTGGCGGCGGGGGTTCCGGTGGACAACGATATCGGGCTGTTTTTCCGGTCGCTGGCGACGCGGGACTGGGACCGCTACGACACCGCGCCGCGGGTGGTGGCCGTGACCGGGTCGAACGGCAAGTCGACCACCGCGGCGCTGATCCATCACCTGCTGGCCGCGGCCGGGCGCCCGGCGCAGCTGGCGGGCAATATCGGGCGCGGGGTGCTGGATATCGATCCGCCGGGCGACGGGGCGGTGGTGGTGCTGGAGCTGTCCTCGTACCAGACCGAGCTGGCCCGCGCCCTGACCCCGGATGTGGGCGTGTTCACCAACCTGTCGCCCGACCACCTGGACCGGCATGGCGGCATCGGCGGTTATTTCGCGGCCAAGCGCCGGCTGTTCGCCGAAGGCGGGCCGGACCGGGCGGTGATCGGGGTCGACGAGGATGCGGGCCGGTTCCTGGCCGGGCAGCTGGCCGAGGCGCCGTCCGACGACCGGGTGATCCGGGTGTCGTCGGGGCAGAAGCTGGGCGGGCCGGGCTGGTCGGTCTTTGCCCGCAAGGGGTTTTTGTCGGAATACCGCAAGGGCCGGCAGGTCGGTTCGATCGACCTGCGCGACATCACCGGCCTGCCGGGGGCGCATAACCACCAGAACGCCTGCGCGGCCTATGCGGCGGTGCGTGCCCTGGGGCTGGCGCCCCGGGCGATCGAGGCCGGGCTGCGCAGCTTTGGCGGCCTGCCGCATCGCAGCCAGGTCTTCGCCACCGCGGGCGGGGTCACCTATGTCAACGATTCCAAGGCCACCAACGTGGACAGCGCCGCCCGCGCGCTGGCATCCTTTCCGCGCATCCGCTGGATCTGCGGCGGGCTGGAAAAGGAGGGCGGACTGGCCGCGCTGGCAGGGGCGACGGGCGCGGTGGTCCGCGCCTATGTGATCGGCCGCGAGGCGGCGGCGTTCGCGATGCAGCTCGATGTCGAGAGCGAGGTCTGCACCACCATGGCCGCCGCCGTTGCCCGCGCCATCGAGGATGCCGGGCCGGGCGAGACGGTGCTGCTGGCCCCCGCCGCCGCGAGTTTCGACCAGTATGACAGTTTCGAGAAGCGCGGCGAGGATTTCATGGCCGAAGTGCGCCGGCGGCTGGCCGGGTAG